One window of Cervus elaphus chromosome 2, mCerEla1.1, whole genome shotgun sequence genomic DNA carries:
- the SIRT3 gene encoding NAD-dependent protein deacetylase sirtuin-3, mitochondrial isoform X2, with protein sequence MVGAGISTPSGIPDFRSPGVGYYSILQQYKLPYPEAIFELSFFFHDPKPFFTFAKKLYPGNYRPNATHYFLRLLHEKGLLLRLYTQNIDGLERASGIPASKLVEAHGSLASATCTICRRPYPGEDFWADVMVDRVPRCPVCSGVTKPDIVFFGEPLPERFLLHLADFPMADLLLILGTSLEVEPFASLSDAVRSSVPRLLINRDLVGSLARNPRGRDVVQLGDVVHGVKRLVELLGWTDDIQDLIQRETGKFDGWDRL encoded by the exons ATGGTGGGGGCTGGCATCAGCACACCCAGCGGCATCCCAGACTTCAG GTCTCCAGGGGTCGGCTACTACAGCATCCTCCAGCAGTACAAGCTCCCCTACCCTGAGGCCATTTTTGagctctcatttttctttcatgacCCCAAGCCATTTTTCACTTTTGCCAAGAAGCTGTACCCTGGGAACTATAGGCCTAATGCCACTCACTACTTCCTCCGATTGCTACATGAGAAGGGGCTGCTTCTGCGGCTGTACACACAGAACATCGACGGGCTTGAGAGAG CATCTGGCATCCCTGCCTCAAAGCTTGTTGAAGCTCATGGATCCCTTGCCTCTGCCACCTGCACCATCTGCCGAAGACCCTATCCAGGGGAGGACTTCTGG GCCGACGTGATGGTGGACAGGGTTCCCCGCTGCCCGGTCTGCTCTGGCGTCACGAAGCCTGACATCGTGTTCTTTGGGGAGCCGCTGCCCGAGAGGTTCCTGCTACATCTGGCTGACTTCCCCATGGCAGACCTGCTGCTCATCCTTGGGACCTCCCTGGAG GTGGAACCTTTTGCCAGCTTGTCTGATGCCGTGCGGAGCTCGGTTCCCCGACTGCTCATCAACCGGGACTTGGTGGGGTCCTTGGCTAGGAATCCTCGGGGCAGGGACGTGGTCCAGCTGGGGGATGTGGTCCATGGTGTGAAAAGGCTGGTGGAGCTTCTTGGCTGGACGGATGACATCCAGGACCTCATCCAGAGGGAAACTGGAAAG TTTGATGGCTGGGACAGATTGTGA
- the SIRT3 gene encoding NAD-dependent protein deacetylase sirtuin-3, mitochondrial isoform X1: protein MALFPCSALPALRFWGLRGARVRTRWPRITGGGWPISCSAGGSSDTGGGGHSEKKFLLQDIAELIKTRACQRVVVMVGAGISTPSGIPDFRSPGVGYYSILQQYKLPYPEAIFELSFFFHDPKPFFTFAKKLYPGNYRPNATHYFLRLLHEKGLLLRLYTQNIDGLERASGIPASKLVEAHGSLASATCTICRRPYPGEDFWADVMVDRVPRCPVCSGVTKPDIVFFGEPLPERFLLHLADFPMADLLLILGTSLEVEPFASLSDAVRSSVPRLLINRDLVGSLARNPRGRDVVQLGDVVHGVKRLVELLGWTDDIQDLIQRETGKFDGWDRL from the exons ATGGCGCTGTTTCCTTGTTCAGCTCTTCCAGCCCTCAGGTTCTGGGGCCTGCGAGGTGCGCGGGTGCGGACCCGCTGGCCTCG GATTACAGGTGGAGGATGGCCCATATCTTGTTCCGCTGGTGGCTCAAGTGACACTGGAGGTGGAGGCCACAGTGAGAAGAAGTTTCTCCTGCAGGACATCGCTGAGCTGATTAAGACCAGAGCCTGCCAGAGGGTGGTGGTCATGGTGGGGGCTGGCATCAGCACACCCAGCGGCATCCCAGACTTCAG GTCTCCAGGGGTCGGCTACTACAGCATCCTCCAGCAGTACAAGCTCCCCTACCCTGAGGCCATTTTTGagctctcatttttctttcatgacCCCAAGCCATTTTTCACTTTTGCCAAGAAGCTGTACCCTGGGAACTATAGGCCTAATGCCACTCACTACTTCCTCCGATTGCTACATGAGAAGGGGCTGCTTCTGCGGCTGTACACACAGAACATCGACGGGCTTGAGAGAG CATCTGGCATCCCTGCCTCAAAGCTTGTTGAAGCTCATGGATCCCTTGCCTCTGCCACCTGCACCATCTGCCGAAGACCCTATCCAGGGGAGGACTTCTGG GCCGACGTGATGGTGGACAGGGTTCCCCGCTGCCCGGTCTGCTCTGGCGTCACGAAGCCTGACATCGTGTTCTTTGGGGAGCCGCTGCCCGAGAGGTTCCTGCTACATCTGGCTGACTTCCCCATGGCAGACCTGCTGCTCATCCTTGGGACCTCCCTGGAG GTGGAACCTTTTGCCAGCTTGTCTGATGCCGTGCGGAGCTCGGTTCCCCGACTGCTCATCAACCGGGACTTGGTGGGGTCCTTGGCTAGGAATCCTCGGGGCAGGGACGTGGTCCAGCTGGGGGATGTGGTCCATGGTGTGAAAAGGCTGGTGGAGCTTCTTGGCTGGACGGATGACATCCAGGACCTCATCCAGAGGGAAACTGGAAAG TTTGATGGCTGGGACAGATTGTGA